Genomic window (Streptosporangium brasiliense):
TGGCGATGATCGGCGTCCGGACCACGCTGCCCGACCTCCTCGCCTCGCACGGCGGCCCCGACGAGCTCCTCGAACTGCTCGCCGACCCCTCGATCGAGGTGGACCGCGCCCAGCTCCGGGCCCTGTGGGTGGCGCTGGCCGCCGTCGCCCCCGCCCGCGTCGCGCCGCCCCGCGCGGTCCGCGCCGTCCTCGACGGCGAGATCGTCGTCGCCGACGTCGAGGACGGCCGCCTGCTGTCCGGCGGGACCGGGGGCGAGGCGGGCGAGCCGGTCGTGGTCGAGGCGCCCGACCTGCTCCCGCTGGTCGCGGACCGGCCGCTGGTCCTGGCCCCGTTCGACCTGGCCGAGGCGCTGTCGGAGCTGCTCGACCTGCCGCTGGCCGGGGAGGAGGCCACCGGCGAGGTGACCTCCACGGGCACGGTCCGCGAGGTCCCACCCGCCGTGCGCTCACTGCTGCCGGGCGCGCCCACCACCTACGTGGAGCACGAGAAGCTACTCGTGGACGGCGTCCCCGCCGCCTGGCGGTTCTTCGAGGGCGCGGTGCACGCCGCGGGCGTGGAGGGCCTGGCCCGCGGGCTCGCGTGGGCGTCGGGTCAGTGGGGCGACCGGCTGGCGGCCGCGGCGCTGCTGCGCGACCCGGCCGCGGTGCCCCTGCTGCTGGCCGAGGCCGACCTGGACAGCTGGACCGCCTCGACCGGCTGAGTCCCGCCGGCGGAGCGGTGTCACCCGGCCGCGGCCGCGCTCCTCGCGGCCGGTGCGGGTCACAGGGCGGCCCGGATGCGGGTCAGAGGGCGGCGGCCCGGGTGTGGGAGACGGGGCGGGTGTCCCTCTCCCGCCGTGCCCGGGGGTGGCTCTCGCCCGTGTCCGGTGAGTCGGCTCCGGCGTTGGCCAGGGAGCCCGCTGTGTCCGGTGGGCCGGCTCTCGCGGTGGCCAGGGGGCTCTCGTCCGTGCCTTGTGGGGCGGCTCCCGGGTGGTCAGGGGGGCGGCTCCCGGGTGGTCAGGGGGCGCGGTTCCCGGGTGGTCAGGGGGCGCGGTTCCCGCCGGGTCAGGGGGTCGGCGGCGTGGGGGAGATGGGCGGGATCGCCGTCGCGGGCTCGACCTGCTCCTCGGCGGCGGGCGGCGGGGCCCTGCGGTCGCGGCGCCGGACATACCACAGGCCGAACAGGCCGCCGCAGATGCCCGACACGCAGGTCCAGATCCACCAGCGGTGCCCAGGGTCCGGCTGCACGATCAAGAGCACGGCCAGGGCCACCGCCCACAGGCACGTGCCCGCGAGGATCGTGGCCGTGTCGTTGGTCTTCAACGGCCGGAGATCCGGACGGCTAGGCAGGTTCACACGATCCAGCCTAGGCGACGGGCCCTCACTACCCGCAAAACGCCCCTGTGAGGGCGCGGATCGATCTCGAAACCATCACCATCGTGGCCTGGGCCTTCCGGTAGCGGATGCTCGCTGCCACCCTGCGTCCGTGAGTGACAGCAAAACCTCCCAAATAAGCGCGCTTGACCGTTTCTTTCACATCTCTGACCGTGGTTCGTCGGTGGGCCGGGAAGTCCGCGGCGGTCTGGCCACCTTCTTCACGATGGCCTACATCGTGGTGCTCAACCCCCTGATCATCGCCACCGTCAAGGACGCGGACGGCCAGTTCATCGGCGACGGGAGCGTGCCCAACGTGCCGCTGGTCGCGGCCGGCACCGCTTTCGTCGCCGGTCTGCTCAGCATCCTGATGGGCGTCATCGGCAAGGTCCCGTTCGCGATGGCCGCCGGTCTGGGCCTCAACGCCTTCGTCACCTACGGCATCGCCTCGCAGATGTCGTGGGAGTCGGCCATGGGCCTGGTCTTCCTGGAGGGCGTGATCATCGCGCTCCTGGTGCTGACCGGATTCCGCACGGCGGTCTTCAACGCCATCCCGCCCCAGCTCAAGACCGCCATCAGCGTCGGCATCGGCCTGTTCATCGCCCTGATCGGCTTCGTGGACGCCGGCTTCGTCCGCAAGGCGCCCGCCGTACCGCTGGAGCTCGGCATCGGTGGCAACCTGGCCAGCTGGCCGATCTTCGTGTTCGTGGTCGGAGTGCTGACGATCGCCGTGCTGGTGGCCCGGAAGGTGAAGGGCGCCATCCTGATCGGCATCCTCAGCACCACGGTCCTCGCGGTCGTCGTCGAGGCCATCGGCAAGATCGGCGGCTCGGGGACGCCGGACAGCCCGAACCCCTCGGGCTGGCGGCTCGTCGTGCCGGAGCTGCCCAAGGAGATCTTCGGGTTCAGCAACCCGCTGGTGCTGTTCAAGGAGTTCGACCCGTTCGGCGCCTTCGGCTCCGTCTCGGTCATCCTGGCCCTGCTGCTCGTCTTCACCCTGCTGATCACCGACTTCTTCGACACCATGGGCACGGTCGTGGGCGTCGGCGGCCAGGCCGGGCTGATCAAGGAGGACGGGACCATGCCCAGGACCCGCGAGATCCTCCTCGTCGACTCCATCGGCGCGGCGGTCGGCGGCGCGGCCTCCGTCTCCTCCAACACGACCTACGTCGAGTCGGCGGCGGGCGTCGGGGAGGGCGCGCGCACCGGTCTGGCCAGCGTCGTGACCGGTGTGCTCTTCCTGCTGGCCATCTTCGTCTCGCCGCTGGTCGCCGTCGTCCCCTACGAGGCCGCCACTCCCGCGCTGGTCATCGTCGGCTTCCTGATGATGACCGCGATCCGCGAGATCGACTTCACCGACTACGAGATCGCCATCCCGGCGTTCCTCACGATCGTGCTCATGCCGTTCAGCTACTCCATCGCCAACGGCATCGGCGCCGGCTTCATCAGCTTCGTCCTGATCAAGGTGGCCAAGGGCAAGTCCCGTGAGGTCCACGCCCTGATGTGGGTGGTCGCGGCCCTGTTCGTCCTGTACTTCGCGCTCGGGCCCATCAAGTCCCTGCTCGGCCTGGGCTGAGCGCACAAGGCCGTCATGGCGATCCGCGGGGACCGATCGCCATGACGGCCTTCTGATCAACGGACCCGCATCACGTCCATGGGGTCATGTGCGGACCGTCTCTGCCTGTGGCCTCAGTCCTTGCAAGGTGGATCGGTGATGCGGGAGAGATCGAGGATTGTGTAGCGCCTGCCGGTGCTCTTCCAGAACAGGATCGGCCCATCCGGTGTCGCGGTGCCGAACCGGATCTCGTTCCAGTCCTCCGGAGCCTTGGTCCGTTCGGGGAACCCGAGCAGCGCGGTCCTCTGAGCGCACCGGTCATACAGCTGCGCCGAGGGGCCAAGGTAGCCGCCACCCCACCTGGTGCCCCTGTCGGGGTGGTGGGAGGACGTGCGAGCGCAGGCATCTCGACAGGCTGCTCGGGCTGCTGCGGCGACTGACGTGACATGTAGGCGATGCCTGCCCCGGCGAGAACAAGCGACAGTGCCAGGGCGGACCGTCTCGTGCCAGGCGGGAGCCTCACCTGCTGTCAGACGGATCAAGGGCGGGGATGGTTCCTGCCTTGCCGTCGGGCATCGCGTCCGGCGGGGGCCCTCACGGAGGATGATCCTTTACTTGCGCCGGGTGGCGGGAGGGGGCGGACGTACACTGTGGGTCGGTCCTCCGCCGTGCCGCCTCCACCGGCTCCTGCCTGCGGGGACGTCACGCCGAGGTTGGGGATCGCCGCCCGGTCTGTCACGCTGTACGGCTCGCGCCAAGAAAACGTTGCCTGGAAGGGAATCTTGTGAGTCCGTATATAGTTAGCAAAGGTAATGAGACGTGATAACGAATTCCGAGAAGAGCCAGGCCGCGATCCTGCGAAGCGACGCAGGTCTGGCTTCGGCACTGCGCGTGTCACTGGCACGGCTGAACAGGCGCCTGCGCAGGCAGGCCGCGGGACACTCGCTGACCCCCACCCAGCTCGCGACGCTCGCCGCCGTGGAACGGCATTCAGGGATAACCCCCGGCGGATTGGCCGAGCTAGAGAAGGTGCAACCGCCCTCGATGACGCGCGTGATCGCCGCGCTGGAAGAGCGGGGGCTGGTGTCGCGTACGCCGCACCCGACCGACCGGCGTCAGGTGACCGTGGGCGTGACCGAGCAGGGCTCAACGCTGCTGAAGGAGGAGCGCCGCCGCAAGGAGGCGTGGCTGACGCAGCGGCTGAAGGAGCTGACACCCGAGGAGAGGACGGTGCTCCGGCAGGCGGCTCCGATCCTGGAGAAGCTCAGCCGGATCTAGCCGAGCCTGAGGAACCCGGGGCCTCGGCGGCCCCGCAGGACGCCGAGGCGCACGCCGCACCGGGCACGGGACCGGGGTGGCGGGCAAGAATGCGACGGCTGCACGCCGTGCGCGCCGTACCCGGCAGGAGCCTGGGATGGCGGGCGAGGCTGCGCCGGCGGCGGCTCGCCCGGGCCGCGGCCGCCAGCGAGCTGCAGGCCGTCGAGAGCGGGACGGCCCAGGCCGTGCCCGAGGCGCGGGGCGGGATGTTCCGGTCGCTGCGCAACTACAACTACCGGCTGTTCGCCATCGGTGGAGTGGTCTCCAACGTCGGCGGATGGATGCAGCGCACCGCGCAGGACCTGCTGGTACTGGACCTGACACACGGCAGCGCCGTCGCGCTGGGCGTGACCACCGCGCTGCAGTTCCTGCCGCTGATGCTGTTCGGGCTCTGGGGCGGCATGCTCGCCGACCGCTACCCCAAGCGGCAACTGCTGATGGTCGCCCAGTCGCTCATGGGCCTGCTGGCGCTCACCATGGGCGTGCTCGTGGTGACCGGCGCCGCACAGTTCTGGCACGTCTACGTGATGGCCTTCGCCCTCGGCCTCATCTCCTGCGTCGAGGTGCCGACCCGGCAGTCCTTCGTGGTCGAGATGGTCGGCCGCCAGGACCTGTCCAACGCCATCGCGCTGAACGCCTCCAGCTTCAACCTGGCCCGCGTGGTCGGCCCGGCCGTCGCCGGTGTGCTGATCTCCGTGCTCGGCGGCACGGGCCCGATGTTCCTGATCAACGCGATGTCGTTCGTCGCCGTGCTCGGCGGCCTGGCGCTGATGCGCGCCTCGGAACTGACCGCCCCCGACCCGGTGCCCAGGGCCAAGGGACAGCTCCGCGAGGGGCTGCGCTACGTGCTGGCCCGGCCGGACCTGCTGATGCCGATACTGCTGGTCGCCTTCGTGTCGCTGTTCACGCAGTCGTTCTCGATGTCCATCGCGCTGATGGCCCGCCAGGTCTTCGGCGCGGGCGCGTCGTCCTTCGGCCTGGCCTCCAGCATGTTCGCGGTGGGCGCGCTGGGCGGCGCCCTCATGGCGGCCCGGCGGGTACGGCCCAGCCGGAAGCTGCTGATCGGCGGCGCGGTGTCGTTCGGACTGTTCCAGATCGCCACCGGCCTGGCCCCGTGGTACCCGCTCTATCTGCTCCTGCTCATCCCCGCCGGGGTCGCGTTGATCTCCATCAACACCGCCGCCAACACCAGCGTGCAGCTCGCCTCCTCGCCGGAGATGCGCGGCCGGGTGATGGGTATCTACGTGCTGGTGTTCACCGGCGGCGCCCCGATCGGCGCGCCGCTGCTCGGCTGGATCTCCGAGCTGGGCGGCCCCCGCGTAGGGGTCATGATCGGCGGGGTGCTCACCCTGGCCGGCACCGGTGCGGCGATAATGCTGACCAGGGCGATCGGCAGGAGGTCGCGTGCGACTGTTCGTGGGGTTACCGCTGCCGCAGCGGGTGCGTGACGAGCTCGACCACGCGCTGGGACCCCACCGCGCCGCCTGGCCGGGGATCCGCTGGCCGGACCCGGCGACCTGGCACGTGACGCTGTCGTTCCTGGGGGAGGTGCCGGAGACGGTCCTGCCGGACCTGGAGACGCGGCTGGCCCGCGCCGCGTCGCGCTACGCGCCGATGACGCTGTCGCTCATCGGCGCGGGCGCCTTCCCCGCGCCCGGCCGGGCGCGCGTCTTCTGGACCGACGTGCACGGCTCCCGCCCCCAACTCGTCCGGCTGGCCGACTCCCTGGGGGCCGGGGCGCGGCGTGCCGGAGCCGTGAACGCCGACCGGCGGCGGCTCCGGCCGCACCTGACCCTGGCCAGGTCCCGCGCCGACGTCGACCTGCGCCGCCTGGTCGAGGACTTCGGGCCGTTCGCCGGGACCCCCTGGGAGGCGGGCGCCGTCCACCTGGTGAGAAGCCATCTCGGCGCCGTGGTCCGTTACGAGACGGTCGCCGAATACCCCCTCACGGCGCCGACACCCGGTGGGCGGAGCTAAGCTCCAAGGCGTGGATCGTCCCCGTCGCTGGCTGCTGCCCACGGTGCTCGCACTGCTCGTGCTGCTCGTGGTGATCGGCACCCTGCTCTCCTAGGGCCTGTACCGAGGTCGTTCAAGCCGTCCGTCGATCGCGGCGACAAGGATCGTGGCTCTGTGGCGCACGGCGAGCTTGTCGTACCGGGTGGCCACAGCGCGATGGCGTTGGAGCCGGCGATGGCGGAGTTCTCACCCTTCGGTAAGGTGCGCTTACCGCGGGGAGGGGCCGATGAACTGGCAGGAGCTGGAGACGTTCCTGACGCTCGCCGAAGAGCTGCATTTCGGTCGCGCGGCCGAGCGGCTGCACGTGTCGCGCGCCCGGGTGAGCCAGATGACCAAGGCCCTGGAACGGCGCGTCGGCGCCCCGCTGTTCGAGCGCACCAGCCGCCGGGTGGCGTTGACCCCGCTCGGCCGGCAGTTGCGCGATGACCTCGACCCGCACCATCACGGGATCCTCGCAGCCTTGGCCAAGGCCGCGGACGCGGCGCGCGGCACCGGTGGCGTCCTGCGCGTGGGCTTCTCCAGCCCGCACGCCAGCGAGCTGGTCACGACCGTGATCGAGAGGTTCCGCGGCGAGCATCCCCGGTGCGAGGTGCAGATCCGCGAGGTGCACCTGTCGGACCGCTTCGGCCCCCTGCGCCGGGGCGAACTCGACATCCAGCTCATCGAGCTGCCCGTGGACGAGCCCGACCTGACCGTGGGGCCGGTCCTCCTGCGCGACCCGACCGTGCTCGCGCTCTCCAGCGGGCACCGCCTGGCCGGCCGTACCACGGTCTCACTGGAAGACCTCGCCGACGAGACCGTGCTGATCATCGACGGTATGTCCGGCTACTTCAGGGAGCGGCACTTCCCCGAGCGCACCCCGGGTGGCCGGCCCATCCACCATTCGACGAGCACGACGTACTGGCAGGAACTGCTCGCACTCGTCGCCGCGGGCGAGGGCGTCACCATCGCCGCCGCCCAGGGGGCCCGGTACTACCCTCGACCCAACCTGGTCTACCTCCCGATCGAGGACGCTCCACCTCTTGAGTACGCGCTGCTCTGGCGTACGGCCGGCGTCTCCGCCAAGGGCCTGGCCTTCACCCGGATGGCGGCGGAGGTGTCCACGGCCGCCCGCGGCTCGGGCTCGGTGTAGGACTCGGGCGATTTCTCACGGCTCAGGGGAGGGCCTCGACACGCGTCAGTTGAGGAGGCCACGAGGTCTCCGGCAGGCGGTCTGTCTTGGTCGACCGACCGCCTGCCGGAGACCTCACTCGTCGTCGCGCTACGGCCTGCCCGGAACCATCAAGCCGGCACACGACGCGGCGACCTCGATACAGGCCCTGGCCGGCCTGCTACCAGGCGTATTCCTCGGGGGCCGTCTTGAACCCGGGGAAGATCTCGTCGAGACGGGCCAGCGCCTTGTCGTCCAGCTCGATCTCCAGCGCCTTGGTGGTGCTGTCGAGCTGGTCGAGCGTGCGCGGGCCGATGATCGGCGCGGTGACGGCCTTCTGGTGGAGCAGCCAGGCCAGGCCGACGTTGGCCGGGTCCTCGCCGAGCTCGTCGCAGAACGCCTCGTACTGCTCGATCTTGTCGCGGTGCTTCTCCAACTGCTGGGTGATCATCTCCGAGGCCGACCGCCCCTTGTCGATCTTCCGGAGGATGCCGCCGAGCAGGCCGCCGGCGAGCGGGCTCCACGGGATCAGGCCCAGGCCGTAGTCCTCGGCCGCCGGGATCACCTCGAGCTCGGCGGCCCGGACGATCAGGTTGTAGTGGGACTGCTCGGAGACCAGGCCGAGGGAGTTGCGGCGGGCGGCGACCTCCTGGGCCTTGGCGATGTGCCAGCCCGCGAAGTTGGACGACCCGACGTACAGGATCTTGCCCTGCTGCTTGAGGATGTCCATGGCCTCCCAGAACTCCTCGAACGGGGTGTTCCGGTCGACGTGGTGGGCCTGGTAGAGGTCGATGTAGTCGGTCTGCATCCGCTTCAGCGACGCGTCGGCGGCCCGGCGGATGTTGAGCGCGGACAGGCGGCCGTCGTTGGGCCAGTCGCCCATGTCGCCGTAGAGCTTCGTGGCGATCACGGTCTTCTCGCGGCGGCCCCCGCCCTTGGCGAACCACCGCCCGATGATGTTCTCGGTGATGCCCTCGCCCTTCTTCCAACCGTAGACATTGGCTGTGTCGAAGAAGTTGACGCCCAGCTCGTGGGCATGGTCCATGATCGCGAAGGAGTCGTCCTCCGAGGTCACGGGGCCGAAATTCATCGTGCCCAGGCACAGGCGGCTGACCTTCAGGCCGGTACGGCCAAGCTGCGTGTATTCCATGTGCCCACACTAAGGACCTGGAGTGCGCTCCAGGCGAGTACGGCTTCCGGAGTGGCGCCGGACGGGATCCGGCGGCCGGGGCGGGCCCGCCGCCCGCCGCAGCGCGGGACCGCCGCTCTCTCCGGCACGGCGCCCAGGTCAGGCCGCCGGCCGTGCCGTGACCGCGTGGCCCGCCGCCCCGCTTTCGGCAAAGCAGAGATGACCTTGGTGCGGACAAGAGGCTTCCGCGGCACCACCGGCCCCCGCCGTCAGGGCATGATGACTGAATGGGGAGTAGGCCGGGCAATGTCATGATTCGCGTGCTCGCGGTGGCCGTGCTGGCCGGGACGGCGGTGTTCGCCGGGTCGGGAGCGTGGGCGGACGATGACTCGCCCCTGTTCACCTTCAAGGACAGGCGGATCAACGAGTCGAGCGGCCTGGCGGTCTCGCCGACGCACAAGAACGTCTACTACACCCACAACGACAGCTCGGCCGGACCGGTCTTCTTCGCCGTGGGATCCAGCGGGCGGACCCGCGCGACGTTCACCCTGCAAGGGGCCGAGGCCCGCGACTGGGAGGGGATGGCCGCCTCCCGGGACCCGGCGACCGGGGCGGGAGTGCTCTGGTTCGCCGACATCGGCGACAACTTCGACGGGGCCTGGCCCGACATCTCGGTCTACAAGGTGGCGGAGCCCACCACGCTGCGCGACGCCGTCGTCCCCGCCGTGCGCTACCGGTTCCGCTACGAGGACGGCGGGCACAACGCCGAGGGCGTCATGGTGCACCCTCGCACAGGGCGTCTCTACATCGTGAGCAAGCAGTTCGCCGGCTCGGTCTACGCGGCCCCGAAGCGGCTGCGCACCGACAAGGTCAACGTGCTCCGCAAGGTCGGCTCCGCGCCCATCATGGCCACCGACGCCGCCTACGCCCCCGACGGATCGAGTTTCGTGATCCGCACCTACTTCTCCGCCACGGTCTACCGCGCCCCGGGAGACCAGATCGCCCGGGTGACGATGCCGCCCCTGGAGCAGGCCGAGTCGATCGCCTACACGGCCGACGGCAAGGCGCTGCTGACCGGCAGCGAAGGGGCCGGCAGCCCGGTCTACCGGGTGCCGCTACCGGCCAGGGTCCTGCAGGAGACGGCGCCCACGCCCACCCCCACGCCGGTGGCCAGCAGGGGCGCCGGCCGCGGCACCACGCTGGTGGCCGACGCGAAGGCCGACGAGGACGCCGACGCCGGGGTGCCGGGCTCGGCCGTGGCCGTCTGGCTGGCGGTCGCGGCGGCGGCCACCGGAATGATCACCTTCATCGCCCGCCGCACCCGTTAGACGGCTCCGACCGCTGCTCGCCGCCGGCGGCGGGGAGGCGTCGCAACCAAACAGCGACCCGCGCCCGGCATCCTTCATGCCATGCGCGATCAGAGTCCACCGCCCGGCCCGTACCGTCCACTGGGGGTGAACTGCCCGGAGTGCGGCACGGCCATCACCGGCGGCCACGACCGTTGCCCGCGCTGCGCGCTGCCGCTGCGGGGACCCGTGGCGGCCGAGCTGTGGCAGCTCGACAGGGCACTGGCCGGGCTGCGGGCACAGGAGGCGGACCTCCTGGCCAAGCGTGAGCGGTTGCTCGGCCTGCTCCGGGCGGAGCGGCCCGGCCCGGCCGGGAGCGGTCCGGGCGTACGGCACGCGGAGGCCGGGAGCGGTCCGGGCGTACGGCACGCGGAGGCCGGAGCGGGTCCCGAGCGGGCTCCGGCGGAACCTCCCCGGGCGGCCTCCCCGGGGCTCCCCGGCACGCCGTCGGAGAACGCGCCCGACCCCGGGCGGCCGGTCCTCTCCGCAGCGGCCCAGCCCAGCTCCCCGATGTCCGGGCGGCCGGGGGTCCCCGTGCCCGCCCTGCCACGGGCCGCCGCACCCGCGTCACCTGGACCTTCCGGGGGCGTCGCGCCGCGGCGGGAATTCTCGCCGAAGGCCGTGCAGAACCTGCTGCTCGTCCTCGGGGGCCTGCTGCTGGCCGTGGCGGCCATCGTCTTCACCGTGGTCAGCTGGGGGCAGATCGGCATCGGCGGGCGGGCGGCGATCCTCGCCGGGATCACCGTGCTGACTCTCGC
Coding sequences:
- a CDS encoding DUF2530 domain-containing protein, whose amino-acid sequence is MNLPSRPDLRPLKTNDTATILAGTCLWAVALAVLLIVQPDPGHRWWIWTCVSGICGGLFGLWYVRRRDRRAPPPAAEEQVEPATAIPPISPTPPTP
- a CDS encoding NCS2 family permease, yielding MSDSKTSQISALDRFFHISDRGSSVGREVRGGLATFFTMAYIVVLNPLIIATVKDADGQFIGDGSVPNVPLVAAGTAFVAGLLSILMGVIGKVPFAMAAGLGLNAFVTYGIASQMSWESAMGLVFLEGVIIALLVLTGFRTAVFNAIPPQLKTAISVGIGLFIALIGFVDAGFVRKAPAVPLELGIGGNLASWPIFVFVVGVLTIAVLVARKVKGAILIGILSTTVLAVVVEAIGKIGGSGTPDSPNPSGWRLVVPELPKEIFGFSNPLVLFKEFDPFGAFGSVSVILALLLVFTLLITDFFDTMGTVVGVGGQAGLIKEDGTMPRTREILLVDSIGAAVGGAASVSSNTTYVESAAGVGEGARTGLASVVTGVLFLLAIFVSPLVAVVPYEAATPALVIVGFLMMTAIREIDFTDYEIAIPAFLTIVLMPFSYSIANGIGAGFISFVLIKVAKGKSREVHALMWVVAALFVLYFALGPIKSLLGLG
- a CDS encoding MarR family winged helix-turn-helix transcriptional regulator, encoding MTNSEKSQAAILRSDAGLASALRVSLARLNRRLRRQAAGHSLTPTQLATLAAVERHSGITPGGLAELEKVQPPSMTRVIAALEERGLVSRTPHPTDRRQVTVGVTEQGSTLLKEERRRKEAWLTQRLKELTPEERTVLRQAAPILEKLSRI
- a CDS encoding MFS transporter encodes the protein MFRSLRNYNYRLFAIGGVVSNVGGWMQRTAQDLLVLDLTHGSAVALGVTTALQFLPLMLFGLWGGMLADRYPKRQLLMVAQSLMGLLALTMGVLVVTGAAQFWHVYVMAFALGLISCVEVPTRQSFVVEMVGRQDLSNAIALNASSFNLARVVGPAVAGVLISVLGGTGPMFLINAMSFVAVLGGLALMRASELTAPDPVPRAKGQLREGLRYVLARPDLLMPILLVAFVSLFTQSFSMSIALMARQVFGAGASSFGLASSMFAVGALGGALMAARRVRPSRKLLIGGAVSFGLFQIATGLAPWYPLYLLLLIPAGVALISINTAANTSVQLASSPEMRGRVMGIYVLVFTGGAPIGAPLLGWISELGGPRVGVMIGGVLTLAGTGAAIMLTRAIGRRSRATVRGVTAAAAGA
- the thpR gene encoding RNA 2',3'-cyclic phosphodiesterase, which codes for MRLFVGLPLPQRVRDELDHALGPHRAAWPGIRWPDPATWHVTLSFLGEVPETVLPDLETRLARAASRYAPMTLSLIGAGAFPAPGRARVFWTDVHGSRPQLVRLADSLGAGARRAGAVNADRRRLRPHLTLARSRADVDLRRLVEDFGPFAGTPWEAGAVHLVRSHLGAVVRYETVAEYPLTAPTPGGRS
- a CDS encoding LysR family transcriptional regulator; the protein is MNWQELETFLTLAEELHFGRAAERLHVSRARVSQMTKALERRVGAPLFERTSRRVALTPLGRQLRDDLDPHHHGILAALAKAADAARGTGGVLRVGFSSPHASELVTTVIERFRGEHPRCEVQIREVHLSDRFGPLRRGELDIQLIELPVDEPDLTVGPVLLRDPTVLALSSGHRLAGRTTVSLEDLADETVLIIDGMSGYFRERHFPERTPGGRPIHHSTSTTYWQELLALVAAGEGVTIAAAQGARYYPRPNLVYLPIEDAPPLEYALLWRTAGVSAKGLAFTRMAAEVSTAARGSGSV
- a CDS encoding aldo/keto reductase, yielding MEYTQLGRTGLKVSRLCLGTMNFGPVTSEDDSFAIMDHAHELGVNFFDTANVYGWKKGEGITENIIGRWFAKGGGRREKTVIATKLYGDMGDWPNDGRLSALNIRRAADASLKRMQTDYIDLYQAHHVDRNTPFEEFWEAMDILKQQGKILYVGSSNFAGWHIAKAQEVAARRNSLGLVSEQSHYNLIVRAAELEVIPAAEDYGLGLIPWSPLAGGLLGGILRKIDKGRSASEMITQQLEKHRDKIEQYEAFCDELGEDPANVGLAWLLHQKAVTAPIIGPRTLDQLDSTTKALEIELDDKALARLDEIFPGFKTAPEEYAW